tatatttttggtaaGGACACTCCTTTATTTGACACACCCTTTGCCATGTACATACCTCACAAATCATCCTGTAAAAGTCGACATGAGATATGTATTTGTATCAAGAAAAAGCAGGTtgggactgaattgaataaaatgaaaaatataaagggtaaattacacataaagccctatttttttaaaatttaccgaaatgagcccggtattttattatttaccggaatgggccatttttcccgaaatcgcgtccacgtcagcgcgatgtcaggggatgtGTTAGCAAATCGCATCCACTTCAGCGCGATTActtacgtggcaacaaatcgcgtccacgtaagcacgatttgctgacgtggaagcaataattcatgaacagtttgtgttttttagcttggaaaattttgaaaggccataacttttggctcggttgtccgattgagacgattttttttatttcgaataacttcTCGAGATCTACGCACTGACAAACGGCCAAAAGCGGTTTGCCGCAgttttcgtcgaaaaagatcattttttgcctctaaatttttattttttcggtttaaaattgaattttgaaacattcaaatcattattttcctgatttatttgaagtaaacaccggattttttttacagaattattgtattattttttctgatttgacacgtgtatggaataggtccgataactcattagaacgtaagtaatataattaagataataacaatatttttataatatgttaattaattagtttagcttagttggttaagatgtTTGCTATTTTCCTTAGTActttggttcaaatcttgttagtaataattttgaatctttttgtacttgttaaatttattttttaatcaattaactcttcaatattacattaatatattattagtacaatagTATAGACGGATTGACAATTTGAGCtacaatattatgaatattaactaCAATACATAATTTGAGCTACATATTACAGTAATacattaatatgtattattaggggcaaaataccaaaaaaaagacacataaaagccctatttttttaaaatttaccgaaataggcccggtattttattatttaccggaatgggccccAAAATCGCATCTACGTCAGcacgatgtcaggggacgtgtcagcaaatcgcgtggACGTCAGCGCGTTTTGCTGATGTGTCAGaaaatcgcgtcctcgtaggcgcgatttgtgtccacgtaagcaaaatgcgctgacgtggacgcgatttgctgacacgtcccctgacatcgcgttgacgtggacacgatttccgggaaaatggcctattccggtaaataataaaatatcgggcccatttcggtaaattttaaaaaattagggcttttttagtatttttccctaatttttttaggtttttttaataaaagtttttttttctaaataggatgacctaaattaaaaaaaatagctgtctaaaaaaaacagatacatgacaaaataatatatgaaaaagaaaacatactacttttaattattgttttttcaataaattttacaataatcgaaacattttttataagaatatctttagaaatattttaattaattattttgcagCGATTTAAATAAtgcatataaatttatttgaacaaTTTTCTGTTCTTTATAGAAATGCCAGGTACTATTTCGACAAGTGAAAACATTCTATTTTTTGAGAGAATAGCGCGTCCTTCCACTAAAATAGGTTGCTTCTCTCCTGTTTTCTTTCTCCCAGCCTCCTTTCTTGTCCTTTCTTTCTTCACACACACAAATATGGTAAACTAGGTAGAGACTTTTCGTGAGAGAAACCCTAAGTTTTGTTTGCCGTTTCTGTTATTTGTGATTTTTGAAATTCCCTAATTCATTGGAGATTGATTTCAAGGATGAATATGTATTTAActttgtttctttccttttcatctCTGTTTTTAGATTCAAATATATGCTTCTTTATACTAATATTTTCAGTGGACTTTTGCCAGGGTTTCCGGTTTTCTGATTCAAAGAGTCGCTATTACGTTCCGTTGAAATTATGGATCTTGGAGTGGTACTTTTTGGATGTTTATCTTGTACTATATGATCTTTGTTTTTTGTATTGTTTGTTTCCGTCTACTTTCTATGTCCTATTTTTTTCTTCGCAAAATACTGTTTCCGTTTCTCTTTTTGGGCTTTTGTTTCGGCGTTTGGGCCTGTGCCCTGCTTAGTTTATGGCCTTCTGTTCTGCCTAGATTTTGGTCTTTTATCCCGTTTGGAGGTTCTATGAAATGACGGAAAGCTGTCTGACCCTATTTGCAAATGCACTGTAAGTTGCTTCGATTGTGGAAGTCTCTAAATCTTTGTGTTCTCTTTTTGGATACTGGTTTGTGATCCATTTTTTTGCTCGGGCCACggatttagttttgtttttattttttagtgttttgggTTGGGTTATTTTGCAATGGGTTTGCGTTGTTTTTATATCCGGTTTTCTTTTGATagtatttaattgtttttgtatTATACATGTCACATAATTAAGattgatttcaatattttattatgaatcttaagttcaaaattttctttcgcCTTATCATTTTTGTTTTAGATTCAAATCTACGCTTTTTTACTCTTATTTcagtgtttatttttttttttaggatttttgtTTTCTGCTTTACAATTCACTGTTTGTTGTGTGTTTCGAGCCTATAGATCTCGGTGTGgttgttatttttgtttgtttatagtttaatatacgtttttttatttttgaattttgtgtttCCCTCTGTTTACTATTTTAGCTATTATCTTACaatctatttctttttattttttgcttagTAAAAAACTGTTGTGGATTGGGTTATTGGGATTTTATCGTTTGGGCTTGTGTTCCGCCTAACTTTTGTAGTTTTCTGTGTTTTTTGGTCGGGGTATACTGGGCTTCTTTTAACCTTACTCCAAGCACTTGATAAGCTACCAGTAAATCTTACAGTTCTGCAGATGTGTAGCCTGTGAATCTTTTGCGTACTCATAGAAATGTTGAAATACAGAAGAAAGCAAGGAGTTTAgttgatacatggaaaaaaAGAGTTCAGGTTGAGTTGGATGCTAAATACGGTCCAAATCAGTCTGTTCCCTGGTCTGATCTTGCTAAATGTTGAATCAAGCACTATAGACCTTCTGAGGTTGCAGTGAAGAGTTCACTAACACAATTCTCTGCAACTAAAACTGGTTTTCTTAAGCTTGTTCAAGGAGGGACTGCTACCAAGTCTGCTTCTGCAATGCCGGTACCTATGAAGGCATCAACATTGCCTGCTTCAGCCAGAACAAAGGCGCGAAATGCTACTATTGTTGGCACCTCTGATCCTCAAACAACCACAAGGGATGAGAAAATCAACAGTTCTAGTGAATCCCACAACAATACTCTGTCATGTTCAAGTGATCATGCGAAGATGGGGGAAATTCCAGTAAAGGAGGATGCAAGAAGTTCTGCAGCTGGTTCAGGAACTGTGACTAAGATCTCAGGTAGCTCATCACGGCACCGGAAATTCATTAATGGTTTGCCAGGGCCATTGGGGGTTCAAAGGGAAACCGGACCATGCAACAATTCTTCTTTGCACAGAAATTCTGCTCCTGGAAAAGTACCACAGTCCAGTTTAACATGTGAAAAGGCGGTGGATGCTCCTATCGCTGAGGGTAATGGTAATAAGTTCATTGTTAAAATCCCAAATCGAGGTAGAGGTCCAGCACAAAGTGTCAGTGGAGGATTTCTTGAAGATCAATTGGTTACAAACAGCAGAGCTTCTTCTCCTGTGCTTTCAGAGAAGCAGGAACAATTCAAACAAAACATGAAGGGGAAGAGTGGTACTTACCAGGAAAATGTTGTGACTAATGTAAATAATGAATCCTGGCAGAGCAATGGTGTAAAAGATCTGCTGACTGGGTCTGATGAGGGAGAGAGTTCACCCGCAGCTGTTCCTGATGAAGAATACCGTAGAACCGGAGAAGATCTTAAGAAAATAACCGAAGTCACAAAAGTTGCTTCCTCATCTTctggaaatgaaattaaatcaaGGCAGATGCAGAGGGCTTCTTTGAAGTCCATAAATACTCTAATTGATAGTTTTGTTAAGTACACTAAAGCAAATGCATGCATGCCAGTTGCGGATGGTGCTGGAATGAATTTGCTTGCTTGTGTGGCTGCTGGAGAGATTCCTAAGTCGGATGTGGCTTCCGCAATTGATTCTCCACAAAGAAATGCCCCTGTTGTTGAGCACTCTTCCATGGGCAATGATACAACACAAGAACCTTCTGTTGGGTATGAGGTTGTTCAAGATCGAAACTTCTCTGTTGAATGTGTATATGATGAGCATCTGAAGCAGAGTGTTGTTGCTGGTAAATCATGGACTAAAAATGCAGATTGTTCCCTCTCAAGAAACATCTGGAGTGGAGCTGAATGAGCAGTTAACTTCATCAATTATTGATCTACCAAAGAACATCTGGAGAAAAAGGCTGGTGCTATTGATGAGGGCAAATGAAGATAAGGTTTCTGATCTGGATGTAAACCTTCAGAAAGAAGTGGTTGAAGGATCTTCATTGCACCCTCCATGCCATGGAAGTTGATGTTGAGTGCAAAACAGATGTCACTGAAGGTATGGACAGAGGTTCACATACTCCTGAGAAGTCACCAGCTATTGTTGGACATTCTACCAACGGAACAGATAAAAAAGCATCGCCTACCAGTTCTAATGATATGATGGAAACTTGTAATGTAGTAAAGGCCGAGAAGGATGTTGAGGCTGATGTTCGTAGTCAAGTCAGTGACAAAGAGAAGCGAAAACCTGATTGGGAAAGTAATGCTTCTTCCGTTATTGATGTCTTAATTAAACTTGAAGTACTTActatttaactttttat
This sequence is a window from Gossypium raimondii isolate GPD5lz chromosome 5, ASM2569854v1, whole genome shotgun sequence. Protein-coding genes within it:
- the LOC105768638 gene encoding uncharacterized protein LOC105768638 is translated as MPVPMKASTLPASARTKARNATIVGTSDPQTTTRDEKINSSSESHNNTLSCSSDHAKMGEIPVKEDARSSAAGSGTVTKISGSSSRHRKFINGLPGPLGVQRETGPCNNSSLHRNSAPGKVPQSSLTCEKAVDAPIAEGNGNKFIVKIPNRGRGPAQSVSGGFLEDQLVTNSRASSPVLSEKQEQFKQNMKGKSGTYQENVVTNVNNESWQSNGVKDLLTGSDEGESSPAAVPDEEYRRTGEDLKKITEVTKVASSSSGNEIKSRQMQRASLKSINTLIDSFVKYTKANACMPVADGAGMNLLACVAAGEIPKSDVASAIDSPQRNAPVVEHSSMGNDTTQEPSVGYEVVQDRNFSVECVYDEHLKQSVVAGKSWTKNADCSLSRNIWSGAE